GTCACAAATGAATATAGGAAATTTCCAGTAACACCAGTAGATGATGATAGTCCCACTGTTAATATTGAACATATCCAATGTGGGTTTGGTTATGATTACGAGATTGTGGAGTTCAAAGTGGTATGTCTTACCTCGTATGGCCTTGTATGTATGGGGTCCGGGGTTCACCTGTATACACTAGGATCAGATAACTGGAAAACACTTGAGAGCATCCCTTATACTATTTATAGTCAGCCTCATGTAGCCCAGGTGCCCGTTAATGGAGTTATTCATTGGGAAGCATATCGTGAATATGGTGGAAATAACAACAGCAATCGGGTTATTCGTTCCTTTAATTTTGAGAAAGAGACATTCCAAGAGATGCCATGGCCTGATTTGTTAAGTGAAGAGTTGGAAACAGATCTCTGTGCGTTGGGAGGGTCTGTTTGTGTATTTGGTTTTGATCCTGACGTTGGTGTTGAAGTTTGGGAGTTGCAggaatgtgaagtgataaagtcTTGGAATAAGCTTTTTACCATTGACGTAAAAAAACATTTTGGATTAGTTAAAAAATTTGTTCCATTACAATCTTTAAAGAATGGTGAGTTTCTATTTGGATTTGATGCTGATGTTGGTTTTCATGTCCATCAATATGACCCAAAACAAGAAACATCTAGACTTCTCTTGGCTTACGAGGATTCAGAGGAATACTCTGAAAGAACTACAATCTATTTTGAGAGTTTAGTTTCATTGAACTCAGGTAGTTATGTGGATCACTACAGCAACGACGATGAATCTGACAGTGATGTGACGATGATAATGAAGAGGATGATGCTGATGTAATGCGAAAAAAGATAATCATGAGGGTTTGAAAATCTTATGCACTTTTATTTGGTATATCTCTTTCTTTCCGCAAACAACATTTAGTAGATTTTATCAGACACAAGTAGTCTTCTAGTtattagattttaattaattgcaGTTGATGTATGATTGGATTGTGACCTGATTCCATCCCGATTGAGGTGTGGAAGTCCCTGGGAGATGAAGGGATTACTTGGCTGACCAAGCTTTTCAACTGCATCTGCCGTTCAAACAGGATGCCAAATGAGTGGCAAAGAAGCGTCATCGTGCCGATCTTTAAAAATAAGGGAGATATACAGAGTTGTACTAATTACAGGGGCATCAAACTCATGAGCCACATAATGAAACTTTGGGAACGGGTTATCGACCGACGGTTACGAGGGAAATCAGGTGTTACGAAGAATCAGTTTGGGTTTATGCCGAGGAGATCCACCACTGAAGCGATCTTCCTGGTTAGACAGATGATGGAGCGCTATTGTGAACAAATGCGTAACCTGCATATGGTGCTCATAGATCTGGAAAAGGCCTATGACAAAGTCCCACGGGAGGTAATGTAGTGGGCACTCGAGCAGAAGCGGGTATCACCCAAATATATAATCCTTTATCAAGGATATGTATGAGTGAGCGGTCACAGGGGTCAGGACGTGTGAAGGCATCTCAGATGACTTCCCTATCAACATCAGACTACACCAAGGGTCATCCTTGATCCCGTATTTGTTTGCTCTAGCACTGGACCAGGTTACGAAGGATATACAGCGGGAGATCCCTTGGTGCATACTCTTTGCAGATGATGTAGCACTTATTGGGGAGTCCAAGCAAGAGGTAGAAGGTAAGCTTGAGTTGTGGCGCCAGACTCTGGAATCGAAGGGCTTTTGACTCAATAGAACAAAGACTGAGTATCTGAAGTGCGCTTTCGGCGAAACCGGGAGGGATGATGGAGAACTGCTACTTGACGGCCAGATTGTACCAAGGAAAGAATCCTTTCTATATCTGGGATGTATGATCCAGAGTGATGGGGACATAAAGGAGGACATTGCACATAGATCCCAGTCAGGTTGGGCTAAATGGAGACTGGCGACTGGAGTCCTCTGCGATCGTAAGGTCCCAGTTAAACTGAAAGGAAAATTTTACAGGACAACAATCATACCCGCGATGTTGTACGGAGCGGAATGTTGGGCAACTAGAAGCGATCACCTCATGGCGCTCCACGTGACGGAAATGAGGATGCTTAGATGGGCATGCGGGCACACAAGGCGCGATAAAatcagagatgattgtgtcaGTGGAGAACTGGGGGTAGCACCAGTGAAGGATATACTGTCACAACACCGGCTACGCTGGTTCGGGAATCTACAACGAAGACCACCTGACACACCAGTTCGTTTAGGACGCATCACACGACCAGAAGGTAGAATGAAGCGTCCAGGACGACCGAAACTCACATGGGATAAATTGATAAAACATGATCTGAACGACCGAGGCTTGGAAAGAGAGTTGGCGCTCGACAGAAGTGCGTGGAAAACAGCTATCCACGTGAAGGAGGTATGTACTCGAGGTACTGAGCTGACCCTATTATCtttcaatttctatcttttctatTAGTAGGATTGTTTAAACCGCGAACACGTAAACAACCACGGAAGAATTGTGAATGGCGGAGACCCCCCAGTAGCTCTGCAGCTCGCAGGATTGTGAATGGGGGAGACCCCCCAGTAGCCCTGCATCCGGGACATGGAGTATGTTGATACATCACCTAAATGGTCGCGAACGCGTAATTCCACTAAAGTGATGACCGATGCACCCTCTGTACCGAAAACGAACAGGACACGAGATGTGTTAAGGATTAGTCTTGCCTCCGAGCAAGTTGCGTCTAGGCCAGCAGACAGCCGGTGTAAAAATTTTAGCCGCATCTCTGGAGATAAGATCGTTATGCGGTTTATCTCCGCTCGACCTGATAGATCGTTATGCGATTTATCTCCGCTCGACCTGATACTTATTACTGGAAAACGAGCTCTTGTTCTGATTCTGATATGATTGGATTGTGAAGGTACACATACCTTGATTTTAAAGGTAAAAGCCATATGTGACTGTATTCATGTCTGAACGTAAGCAGGTATATAAGCGTATTTTATAAAATCACCAAAACGATTCCTAAGTGGATGCATCCCATCATTCCCCGCAATTTCTCTAACAAATAAATACCATGCTTCGGATGCAACCATTTCCTTATACTTAACTTTCTTTCCTACCATTATTATGGTCTTATTCGCCCTTCTGTAGGTTAACAGATTTCAATTTTTTGCTTGGAGCAGGTGAAGCCTGAAGGAACATAATAAAATTAACCAACAACCAAGTAAAACGTGATTTGTAGGAGATTTAACCGCACCTACCTGCCTGCCATAAAGCGAAGATGATTCCAAGCAATTTTCTTGCCAAAAGAAACTCTTACTGTACCAAACTGTGTAGAAACTATTGCGTCTTTTCAAGTGCAAATTTTCTTGAAACATTATAAGAGCCGCCGTTTGCAAATGTCGTTTCTGACGTGGCTTCTTAATTTTTCAGTATTGATGAGGCTGAATACGGAGCCTCCACATCCGCATAAACATCCTCCTTTAACGAGTATTGGAGTCCAAATttgttcacactcctctaacgagtgtataattatatttcacatattcttctgatttttttttttaaaaaacgaTATAATCatatatgattttgttgaaaaataaatgataaaagAAGTCTTTTACATGTCGGTGGTgggaagcctagcaacaagctgggcaccaacacctttctgaatagcaATTCCAATTCTATGAAAAAGGGAACCACCTATCTTCTGATTCGCACCGTGGCCTATGAGGCAGCTTTTTAATCTGTTCAGAAAAGAAATTATGTCATCCCTTAATTCCCCTAAGGTTGAGAAAGCCAGTACGCCAAATCCATAACCATGAGCAGTGCACTTATCGAGGTATTTATTTCGTTTACGAGTGATTGCCATGGAGATTGCATGTTCGGGAGTAAAATTGCGGGTACTAGCACTTGTAAAGGGGGATACATCCATGGCATCAATACAAACATCCTTCCCACTTTCCCAGTTAAGCACAAGAATATCTGTAGGCTTAAAGTCCTTGGCCGAAGTAGAGCGTTAGCCCAAGGAAGCTTGTTTTCTGGCTGGTACACCGACTTTATAACATATATCTGAAAACACATCTTTCACGCCATCATATCGGTATTTACTCCCTACATCTTTGGCGCACTGGACAACATGGTCACCATAGATGTCCATAGGCTTGTTACAGCATGAACATAAGGTGTCGTCTTCGAATCATGAACATAAGATGTCCATAGGCTTGCTACATCATGGTCACTATAATttcttctgattggttgattatttaactaaTGGTCTCATTACCAAACATGTTTAGAACCACGATCCTAGTTATATAACCCCCTGAATTAAATCAAGGGTAGAAAATGAAATGTTACGTGCACAAATTAAAACTTCCAAATTAAAACTTCACATGCTAGTGTTATATTTGGAAACCCGAAAAGTCATTTCACATATTATAGTATTAATTAGTAAGTTGTATGGAAATATCCTATGAGCCGTTTGATTCTAGAAGTCTCTCTGAAGCAAAAAACTATAGTATTCCCTACTTAACTtcgatttatttaaaaaaaaattattaaagcaaaaaattacTTTTGAAGGTGTATCGATCCAAACACCCTCTAAGaggttttttctttcaaaaaatcaGCACCTGCTGGTAGATTGCAGACCTTCCATTATTGTGGATGGTGAATCAATCAGACAATCCCTAGCTAGCCAAGTTAGGATTAGGTTTTTGAAGACATCTTTAGTACCATGGAAGAACCCATTCCTTTGCTCTCAGTCTCATGATGATAATAAGCCAGCCAACTGATCTCCCTTCTTGAaattacctttttttttgttt
Above is a genomic segment from Papaver somniferum cultivar HN1 chromosome 10, ASM357369v1, whole genome shotgun sequence containing:
- the LOC113316384 gene encoding putative F-box protein At1g32420, with amino-acid sequence MANLPDDIMLDICVRLPVKTIGRFRCVNKNWYNLLNDHYDPSSSTCSCRVNSSLPFVVKRNYDYDFQVLGYCNGLVCVSSYSINIFGIWNPVTNEYRKFPVTPVDDDSPTVNIEHIQCGFGYDYEIVEFKVVCLTSYGLVCMGSGVHLYTLGSDNWKTLESIPYTIYSQPHVAQVPVNGVIHWEAYREYGGNNNSNRVIRSFNFEKETFQEMPWPDLLSEELETDLCALGGSVCVFGFDPDVGVEVWELQECEVIKSWNKLFTIDVKKHFGLVKKFVPLQSLKNGEFLFGFDADVGFHVHQYDPKQETSRLLLAYEDSEEYSERTTIYFESLVSLNSGSYVDHYSNDDESDSDVTMIMKRMMLM